AGATGATACTTGATTTGTAGGAGAGGCAAAATTTCAAAATGTGAGTACTATAAAGGCCATTTTGCGATGCTTTGAGTTAGCATCAGGTTTGAGGGTAAATTTCCACAAAACAAGCATTTGGGCAATTGGAGTTGAAATGTGTGAATTGATTTGTTTTGTTAATGCCTTAAATTGTAGTAAAATGAACATACCCTTCACATATCTTGGTCTCTCGATTGGAGGGAATCCAAGGAGAAAGCAATTACGAGAACCATTTATTTCCAAGATCAAGGCTAGACTATTGATAAGTGCcataatttagtaatatttcattaaaagataggcacttatgaactttaattgataaaataattataagtcaacctctaatttaggaattctaacccttttacatatttttacaGATTGAGAATTTAATTATTCCTTATGAGTTTGATATTCATCCTTAagaacaaattattacttctgactcgATACACTTGCCTTAAAATAGTCACTAACTATCTAAATGGAAAGGAAGATTTCTAACATTTACTGGTAGAATTGGTCTAATTAAATCCGTTATTAACGTGTTGCCTCTCTATTACCTATCTTTTTAAAAGTCTCAATGTTTGTGTGCCACATGCTAACTAATATTCAAAGAAATTTCCCGTGGGACTGGGGGAGTGATGGTAGGAAAATTGCATGGGTTAGTTGGGAGAAAATATGTAAGGAAAATGAGGAGGGGAGGTTAGGAGTTAAGGAAATAAGAAGGTTTAATAAGGCTCTACCAGAAAAATGGAAATGGAGATTATGGACAAAaatgacactacaagaaaattattaaatagcaaccaaatttagagacaaaaaataattagttactacattgactaaattagacactaatttagagactaaaaaaatattagtatctaaagtgatttctattattactaagaatttataaaatgaattctaaattggtatctaaattaggtacttaggttttagctactaatattttagattccaAATTAGGTTTTAAAAGActattagagactaatttagaatataaagtagtaagtagctaaaaccttggtagctaatggttagataccaatttagaaaccattttataaatttttattaataataaaaattactttagataccaataattttttttagtttataaaatggtctttaatttagtcaaatagtaactaattattttggtctctaaaattaatttctatttaatgattttcttgtagtgtgaggACAAACAGAGAGAAGACTTAATCTCAAAATATTAGATGGAAGATAGACATAGAAAGAATTTACCTCTCAACAATATGTCTTGGTGGTGGtgagatttaaaaaataataattgaacaAGATAATTGGTTTGAAAAGAATATTAGGTGGAAAGTGGGGGATGGAAACAAAGCTTTTTTTGGGAGGATAATTGGTTGGGTGGCTCGACCTTAATGCATAGGTTTCCTAGGGTGTATTCTATTTCTAATTGTCAATATAAAACAACTACAGAGATAGTTGTTAGGAGGGAAACAAGTTCGAAATGATTGCTAATTTGGAAAGAGAACAAATTCATATGGGAGATGTCACAAGAAATGCAATTGTTGGACTTGATGAATGGGGTAAATCTGAGTTTAGATAGCCAGGATAAACGAATATGGTTGGGAGAAAAGCAACGAATTTGTATTGTGAAATTTGCATGTGCATGTCTGCAAAATTGTAATACAATGGAAAGCTTCTCTTATTTTGATTTCGACTTATTTTGGTCGGTTAAAGTACTACCCAATGCCCAAATATTGGTGTGGCAGGTTATCACTCGAAAGTTTCCAACAAGAACAAACTTAGTTAGAAGAGGAGTACAACTAAACATTGAAATTTGTCCCTTATGTCTAGAACATGAGAAACCGTTCAACACTTATTCCTATCTTGTGACACAGTATTTAAAGTTTGGGGCTGATTGTGGTAAATGGATAGGTGTCCAATTTGTTTATCATGGTAATTTAATGACATATTTTATGCAGTTtcatcttttaaatttaaatcaaaaacaaaatcttGTATGGAAAAGCCTCTGGATTGCAATAATTTGGAGCATTTGGAATCATAGGAACAATGTAGTTTTTAAGGATGAGCGGGTAGATGTAGAGGAGATTTTCTATATGCATCGATTGAAATCCTGGATGTGGATGAAAAAGAAACTCCCCAATTTTAGTTACTCTTTTACTGACTGACTTCTTTGTCCTCGTTCATATActggttgtttcgtgaaaataACAGgttgattttatgaaaataaccttaaatttttttttattgagttgAACAGAAAactaattgtttgattttttagaACTTTTCACTTTACCTTCAAACTTTAcgaaaatcttgtgaaaacaaatCACCTCCCTCTTGTTTGGTCCCTAATTCTAACAAGAGGAGTGAGTCAGGGAGGATCTAATTGGGAGGTTCTTTATAGTAAAGATGGTTCACTATTTTTTGCGAATTTATGTGGTGAACACTTGAACTGCTGGATAAAAggaaaagagttttttttttttttttttttttttattcagatCACACTGTGTTGATTAATGcttggaatatatatatatatatatatatatatatatatatatatatatatatatatatgggttgttgatttttgttttgcatATTCATAACCTTTTAGGTGTAATAAAGTTCAAGTATCACTGAAATGCTccacatttatttattcttttcctgattaaaaaattgtaaaatatttctAATTGACCTCATTCTAttctagtattttttttaaattctattcttgtatttttttttaaatgaaatcgAAAGTGATCTCTTTATTGACtatccaattaaaaaaaatatgactaACACTATCCTtcataagtaattatttttttatattttattattattgattaaaaaatacaaaaattactttataaatatgtataaaaaattgttaattaataatttacaGGTCTGAAATTAGTTTTTCCTTTAAAATACCAAAAATAGAGAAAATTCATGAAAAAAGTCCACAAAATTTTGcaatttataattctttttttcCTAATAAGTTCTTTAGCAACAAAAGTTTTATAAAACATTATGAAAACGATAATAAATCCACACTTATATTAACGGACTAAATCTaagaaaacatatttattattagtatATCATACTTTATCACAAAAAGAgaagataaatttatattaaaagtatATGTATTTTTAAGTTCGTGATAATTGTAAACAATGTAATTACATTCCTCATAATTCATCATTAACTATAACTATTTCCACATGGATTGAAATCAATgtaaaacctttttcaaaatataGTAACATTAGTAGTATAAAAACTAACTAAAAACAGTCTTATTATCGTTTTGTTTGATATAAAGAGaagaaatacataaaaaaataaaataaaagaaagaattaGAAAATAACATGTTaaaaatagaatgaaaataaatgtatgtcattgaaaaaaataaatgtaaataaattatataagaaaaattttataaatgaatttGCATATCTATGAATTAATTTAACTTATGAAAATGCtactttattctttattttttgtgcTGTACAATTCATTAGAGTAGTCCTACAAGAAGAATATATGCTTTTCTGGTTTGCTGTTACTTTCCCTGTACACGTCACTTCACATatattataacttttattaaGAGAACAAATAATGCATAACACAAAGAACCAATTCAAAGtgaatttattaattttgaatactAAAATGAAAGGTGAAATGTTAGAAATATATtgagaaagaaaacaaatagtGAGAACAAAATAAGAAATCAGATTGTTCCGTTCTTTAATTTAAtagaaaaacattaaaaagtAAACCATTTTTACAGTTTCTTatggaaatatttttaaaaaaaattattgttattattattatttattaatgaaaaCAAGAAGTAGAGTTAGAAAATAGTATTGGTTCTTAAATGTTAAAATTTGgttatatttatatacatgACATACTCTAATCATATAGGTAGTAGTGTTTGACCTATGTGTTGCGTAGCCATCTAAAGGTAATCGTCCACTGATATTAAACCATAACCACATGCAAGTGCAGGAATCCTGGGGAGAAGTCTTTTCATTTCTCATTTCTATAcatgaaattttataaaacaacttacgaaaaaaagttatttatgaCTTTTAAATTGCTTCAATTTTATTAACAAACATCAATAAGTTCATCATATGTAAACAAATTGTGATTAAAATAAACTATACAATTAAATATAACTTTACATCGATCACCTTAGGTTCTGAATTCCACCTGAAAATCTCCTTCAAAATTGAAAGTGAAGAATTTGTTTTTGATTATTGGTGCCTTTTAATGGTTAGAAGCATTAATTAAGCATGATTATTCCGTACTTTGATACGTTTGTGAATTCATGATGGAAGACCACCATTTGGGTCTGTTCATAACTTTAGAAAACCTATTCATCATTACAAAGGCttgttttaaagtttttttctcGAGCTGATAACCTAAGGTTTGACCCCTTTATGATAATGAAACATTTATGCATGAATCCACAAAAGTATTCATATTCTAAGATAAGTTTgccatattttaaattttttctcaCTAAAATTTAGGTCCCCTTTGAATCATAAATCTCCGTTGAGGTTAAAACCGATTCTCTTCTTCAGGTCTTTTCACTAAGGATTTGGATCCTATTTTATGAGGAACAACATAACAGTGTCATATATATCATGAAAGAGAAGCTCAATTCTATTAGTAATACTTATCATTTGTGTAAGCCCCCATTAATTTAAGGGTAATTGAGTGTCACTTTAATGCCTTGAAGCATATACCCTTTCGATATTTGTTGGTGAAGGCAAAAATACTAATGGCCTAACCACATGCATTTTGTGAATAAAATAACAAACAATTAGCAGATGAAATGTGTGAAACAGATATGGTGAGACGAATGTGAACAATGTTTAGGAAGCCTTGCACAGAGGACAGTATCTTGCACCTTGATTTTTtggaatcaataaaaaattatagaggAGAAAGGAAAGCCAAACATGATTTGTAGACACCAAaactatataattaatatatcagATTTCATTTCACAACCTTTATAATGTGTCCCCAAAGCTTATATGCAACAACACATGCAGATTTTCTGTATGAGAATATACTGAACTTGTATCAGACAAAGCACTGTAAAAACCCTGCACAATGTTGGGTACTTGACTGTCCCTAAAACAAGATGGTGGCATATGCTTTTGCCCTTAAGTTCCTCCCTCAGTCATCAATTTCATGGGGGTCTATTTTGATTCACTGAACTTTTCTTGTAGATAATAAATTCATTAGTAAGTTCTTTTTGGATGGTTGGTTTTGTTTTTATCATGGGGGGAAGAATGTGGAGAAAGCAACCCTTGGCTTATGTCCTTCACAGCAACAAAAGAACGAATAGCCCCACAAATAAGAGCCTTTCAGAGGTCCAATGTTTGGTAGGAAGTTTTAAACAAAAGAGAGAATGTTCAAAAGGCACTGTACAAGCCATACAAACCTGAATATGGTACCCCCCACAAGTTGCAAATATGAACCATTATTGAGATTGAATTCCATCAACTACTATATTTAAAACATGTCCTAACATTAGAATATTAAGAGCATTCGGACCCCAATAAATAACAATTGATGGCGGCCACATTAATGGTGGCCGCATAGGTCTAAGACtcttactatatatatatataatagcaAAGGTGTAGTCCCCTACAAGACTCATGTTTGAACAAGAAACAGTCCTTTCCTCATTTAATATTTGAGCAAAAATCACCCAGCACCTCACATGGCTTACATAGACTGACATTATGCAGAGATGTTTACACATGTGaatcagaagaagaaaatttcaAACACCTTGGGGCAATCATAGTTTAAGCAATATCAGATTCACAAGAGTCAAGGATCTACACCAATATTACCACTCTTGTCTTAACTCAACAAGGGATTGTTCATCCCAAGATATGGACTGTTTATTGAGAAAAACATGTCAACATTTTTCCCCGTATATGATATGGAGATATATAGAAGCAGACAACCTATGGAGGCCCTTCCTAGGCGTGGTCCCATAGGTCATACTTACTTGCTTGCTTAAGTTGGCAAAGCAAGGTTAATGTGTCGTAAAAGTTCaagaatatatttaaatattaaatcagTATGAAGCAAATATGACTTCTagtaatttcaaaattaatgaGTTTTGTTTATTAGCTAAAAATCAATGAGTATTATTCATCGCCATGTAGCTACTGGGATCATGCGGAGAAATTATGATTGTAAAGCATCTTTGGTGTCTTGTTGTAAAAGCACTCAAAGATCCGCACAAATTTTGCTCCATGAATCAAAGAGGATTCTCAAATCTATCATTTATGGTTCATAAAATAGTTTGGGCGAGTCGTGTTTCAAATCTTGAATTAAAGTTTCTCCACATTGAAGATGGAAGACTCTTGCAGCCGTCTGAAAAGAAATATTATATCTCAATCTAAAACTTTCAAAATTACAAAATGGTTTACAATGATTTGGTCCAACCCACTTTCAACAGCACTCAAGGATAAAGCTGCAAGTTCGCTTgaacacaaatattttttatgcaatcaTGAATCAACTAATATCAATTATTTGCCACGGAATAGGTCACTTTGAAGCTACACTTTGCATTGGACTCCGAAGCATTCGAGAAAAGTTGTGCAATGTGACAATATCCATCTAATATGAAGGTGCCATGTTATGTTTGCAATGACAGTAGCAAGTGAGTGAAAATTTGGCAACATGTTAATTCCTAGAAGTTTCTACCTTCACTTCTTTGTCTCACATTTTCAAGGAAACCAAACAAACAAGGTATGCGAGTTTGTGTAACCCGGATAAGATGGTGGTGTGTCCTTTATCCAACGTCCACTCAAAAGAATCTTGTTCAAAGGCACGCTTTGAGTCCGAATTCTTATTTTATTGTCCttattgttataattattgGTATTTTCTGATTTTTGGTTATATAGTAGTAGCATAGATAATACGTATGAAGCATTTGTCTTACCTTAAATCTAAATGCTTGACCGCGTCGACATCGCCGAACATATCCGTCCaaatttcttcatctttctcATCTCTCCACGTGGCATTTGCACCATTTCTAGAGGCTAGTGCCGGTGCCAATCACTTGTTGCccaatactaaaataattaaccACTATGTCGAAACATTATCTTACTAGATTCACAATTATTAACGAAAACGTTCACAATATTTTTGTCATGCCCCCCTATGCAATTTAAGGCCAAATATCTTGGGCTTAAATTGACCACcctatcataataataataataataataaaacatgtTAGTTGGGAAGAGGCTGGTTAAAGAGCTAAGAGTCTTAGAACCTGTTTTTACTATATTTGTGGGGTGCTAGAAGGAGCTGTATAGATAGAGACCTTTGCTTACTTCACTTCCTTctcttcattcattcattcattcattcatccATTCTTCCTTATCTCTACCATTTTCTTCAATCTCTCTTGCCACAAGCTAATCTGAGACATGGGGAATTGCCAAGCTGTGGATGCTGCTGTGCTTGTGATCCAACACCCTTGTGGGAAGATAGAGAGGTTGTATTGGCCAGTCACAGCAAGTGAGGTTATGAGAACCAACCCAGGTCACTATGTGTCTTTGATAATACCATTGCCTGTGCCACCACAGGACCAGAATCAAGACCAGAAAACGGTGCGTTTCACCCGCGTTAAGCTCCTCCGGCCTAATGAGACTCTCAACCTTGGCCATGCCTACAGGCTCATCACCACTCAAGGTATGGTGCTATCAGATCTCTGTCATGAATAAATTCTACTTTTTGTGTTCAAGGGTCAATTGCTGTTTTCGAAGGGTCTGTGTTTGTTTGGTTTCATCATTTCATGTGATTCTAAGAACTTCTTCTGTTTCTGGTTTTAGAGGTTATGAAGGTTTTGAAAGCAAAGAAGCATGCAAAGACAAGGAAGCCACAGGCTGAGACAGTTGAGAAGGCACACACAATACAACCGGAGAAGCAGAGTTCAGCCAGTGAGCCACACACAGGAGGGGAGTCTACACACCAGGTATGTCTCATGTCAACACTCCTTTTCCACTTTTCCctttaaatttaactattaTTCTATGAATAATATTCTAGTAGGTTGTGTTTTTAGTACACCCCAATAGTGAATCCACTCAAGACTTTGATCTATATACCATGGCACATGTTCTATAGATGCTGAATCTCTCTACTGTATAtctatagtatatatatatatatatatatatatatatatatatatatatatatatatatatatattaaacaagatatacatatatttatacCATTATTTCATGCAATCCTTAACAAAACATGCCCTGGATGTTATAACTATGAAAGTGTGAAACTCTAGCCGTTATGTTTCTTTTGAAACAATGCAAATGAGTGATCAAAGCCAAATGAAATATAATCCAATAATTTGACAGCCATAATTTTGCTAGAAATTAAGTTTCAGACAACTTTTATCTTTCAATTTTTGAAGTTTTTATCCTCATCATTGATTAGTATCGATGCTAAAAAGTCTAATGAATTCCAGGGAACGAGGGCAGAGAGACACAGGCCAAGGGCGAATTCAGCAAATCCTGCTGTTGTGAGGTCAAAATCCTGGCGCCCTTCATTGCAGAGTATTTCAGAATCCGCAAGTTGATTGGTGCAAACTGCAAAGTTGTGACATGTACAGTGGCTCATAGAGTATTATATGATAGCCACTAGAATGTTCAGATGTTCCTACTGGAGGATTCATTACATGGGCATGGAAATTCATCAGACGTTTCAACCAAGATTTCTCTTTCATCGCCAATCATACCCTTAACTGCAGAACCATGCTCCAGTGGTAGCATGTTTGTATAGCCCCCCCACcaacaagaagaaaaagaatagAAGAGTAATGAATGTAAAAAAATTTTAGAAGTGAGTTTTCTGATTGATATAGTTACAGCATCCACATCTTCCTTTTAGTAATTATATATTTAGCAAATAAGCAATTCTTACGTACAACTTGAAGGGATCTTATttataacaagaaaaaaaaaccatGAGGTGGAAATTATATCAGTGGAGTTCCCAACTTCCAACATTCAAGTCTTTATGACGCTCTTGGTAACCAGCATATCCGTGAAATGTTTCACCAGTAATGTGCCAGGATCTCTCCATAATCCTCAAATATCTGTTTTCCAATTAAGACCGGTTAAAATTTATCTTGGAATTTAGCTATTCCATCATTTGTTTCTAGGCACAAGCATAAAGGACAAGTAGCACGTCAAAACATTGTCAGCTTTGGACTAAACATGacagaaaatttgaaatactTTAATAGAGGTTTTCCAAAATTTTATGCTGTCTttcaagtattttttttgttggGGTTCAATAATTGTAACATTCATATCAGCTCCCGCTTTCTAATTGAAATGTAAATGAAAATTCTTTAttgcaaaagaaaataaatacagTAACATATTATTACAGACATCTGAATTTAAGGAAAGGTTTGCTCTAACTCTGAAGTGTTATGAACCACGGAATCCTGACCATGGCTTGGCTCAGATTCTCCGTTTTGTTAAAAGAAATCAATCACATATACAAGAGAATTTAACTTTTCACTATGTGTGCAAAATATAACAGCAGAAGTCACAAAACCACCAGCCTTTTATTGTTTGTGCAATAGGAATTTGAAACAAGCAATGTTTTAATCAACAACTCAGTCTCTAATATACTGTAACTACATCAAGAAAGTCTCTAATATAATATCaattcaaattaattataagaaattCTTGACCCTTAAGCTATTAGTACATTAGCATGTAGGGAAGAAGCCAAAAATCTATCCATCAAGTTAGGATGGGTCCATAATCATAACTGCATATATGTAGCAACTAATTACTAGTATGGACCTGCTATATCAAGAACCAACAAAGAAGCACTTCTTATTATGAACCAACATGCAAGATGAACTCCTATGAGATTCATGATAACAGTAATAGTTATTACCATTGTAATATTCTTTTATAATGTACCTACTGTATTTGTGatgtttttgtctttaaatAAGGCCATATAACTCATTTACTAGATTTCCATAGATCAGAAAGTCTAATATTCGGCTACTATTTCCATCATTTCAACCATCCAAAGAATTGCATATAACTTCATGTGTCATGATTAGACCCAAATCAGACAGTCTATCTCTACTGATTGAGACCAGAAATAGACAACCAGGTAAACCTACCTTGGGATTTTTTTGGCCATCATTAAGGAAAATTAAGTAATTATAACATACTGTCCACCAAGGACCACAAATCAAATCTGCaataaattttcaattactCTGAAAGGCAAAAGAAATGGgtcatataaaataaaggcacaTGCAAATGGGGCCTGTGTTGTGACTCATCAGTAAACAATTGCGATATTCTTATTAATGTTACACTGTTTCTTCTAGGAAAAGAATGTTGGCCACAAACATTAATGAACAAATTCCTTTAGTTGTACCAATATTGGCCACAGAATCATGAAATGAGAATGTCCTTAATGTGGGCATGGTAATCAATAAGCTTATTATCAGTGAATTAAACACTGGTCTTTCAAATTCAATTTAGGATTGCTCATGATAATTATAGTGATTGAATTCTCTGTCCCCATTTCCAGCCTTCTTTGACGGTTCCAAACTGAAACTCAAGTTTATGAATAGAATATTATGATTTAGAAGAAACAAGAAGAGATGAACAAAACCCTTTATGATCAgcattctttttctaaacacaTTGCTTGAAAAGATTAACACAGAGTAGCATATGATAATTGACCTTTGTTCTTTCAAGAAAGATGTTGGAGATCAGATCATAATTCACAGGGAAACTAGTCAAAAGCAGATTTTCCTCTTTATATGCAATCAATGAAGTTCACTAACTGCATAAACACCTCTTACCAGCATAGCCCTTGTTCTAGTACTTAAACTATGAGAAGTAGAATTTTTAAACACCAGTATCAAAACTAAAGTAGCATAAAGATGTATAAGAACAAAGAACTGTTTAACAACAGAAACAGTCACGTTCTCCTTCTCTGCTGTTGATGGATGAAAGGATGAGTTATTATCGTGCAAGCAAAAGCTGTTTTCATCTCTAAACTACAAGTTCTGGGATAGGATAACATTAACATTAAAGATAATCAAAGAAAGAATTAAAAGATTGAAATATCGATTAATAAGCTGCTTGATTCAGTTTTTTCACATGGAAAATACTTTCACTTTTTTTATGACTTCTTTACAGAACAATATTCTATTATTATAATAGATTATTTTGAGTAGTTTCTGGAAAGAAAAAGCTGTAATTATAAttatcttttatcaaataaaatgtttttatgattaaaaccagataaaaaaatccttatatatatatatatatatatatatattctgtaatttttgaaattacCTTGCTTGAGAGCTTATATATGCATCCCATGGTGGAAGTCATTCTGAGAAATTTTGGTCTGTTATATGTTCCTTCACAGCAAGGTAAACTATAACAGAACATTGAAAACAATAAGATAATGACAAAGAGTTTGTTTGTTTGGATTATAGTTAGGAAATTAAGCAATGTTAGGTTAGACTTACTTagattgaaaaaaattacattttacatTATTATAGCTTTTCAAGTAACTGAAAATTTTGGTGTACTTTgtttttgaataaattaaaaaaaataaagttttcaaatatatcagcataatgtttaatgaaaactaATTAAAGTTTCAAATAAAACCCAGCAAACACAAACACGATTATACCAACAACACGAACACACATGTTaccaaaaacataaaatagaatGTGAATTCAGTTACCAAATAAAATGTAGTTAACAAAACCTTAATATCCTTGTTCAATTTACATCGAACTGTTTTTTATTCAGT
The sequence above is a segment of the Phaseolus vulgaris cultivar G19833 chromosome 2, P. vulgaris v2.0, whole genome shotgun sequence genome. Coding sequences within it:
- the LOC137810659 gene encoding uncharacterized protein; this encodes MGNCQAVDAAVLVIQHPCGKIERLYWPVTASEVMRTNPGHYVSLIIPLPVPPQDQNQDQKTVRFTRVKLLRPNETLNLGHAYRLITTQEVMKVLKAKKHAKTRKPQAETVEKAHTIQPEKQSSASEPHTGGESTHQGTRAERHRPRANSANPAVVRSKSWRPSLQSISESAS